The proteins below are encoded in one region of Pacificitalea manganoxidans:
- a CDS encoding RelA/SpoT family protein codes for MIDVEDLVALVVAYNPRTNTDLIRDAYAYGQAMHEGQMRHSGEPYFTHPVAVAAILTEMRLDDATIVTALLHDTIEDTKASYSEISQRFGRDVADLVDGVTKLTNLQLSSTETKQAENFRKLFIAMSRDLRVILVKLADRLHNMRTIKFQRMEKQIQKSRETMDIFAPLAGRMGMQWMREELEDLAFRVLNPEGRSSIIRRFITLQRETGDVIHKITKDIRLELDKVGIEAEVFGRAKKPFSIWRKMQEKGQGFSRLADIYGFRVITDSEEDCYRVLGAIHGRWRAVPGRFKDYISQPKTNGYRSIQTTVSGRDGKQVEVQIRTRQMHEVAEAGVAAHWSYKDGVRAENPFAVDPAKWIQTLTERFDEADHDEFLEHVKLEMYTDQVFCFTPKGDVIKLPRGATPLDYAYGIHTRIGDSCVGAKIDGLRVPLWTRLKNGQSVEIITAEGQRPQATWLDIVVTGRAKSAIRRSLREEDRERYIKLGRELARVGFEHVGKKATDKALRTAARRLGAQTIDELLARLGSAQVTARDVVGTLYPELAAAQKGDEVSADRAVIGLSADQTPTRGSCCQPVPGERIVGITYRGQGVVVHAIDCPTLVEMEDQPDRWVDLHWHGGLHPAIYPVTLELTISNDAGVLGHICTLIGEQKANISDLHFADRKPDFYRIIADVELRDVEHLHMVMTALEADSDVADIVRIRQGAHREREFRRVERA; via the coding sequence ATGATCGACGTCGAAGATCTCGTCGCCCTCGTTGTCGCGTATAATCCGCGCACGAATACCGATCTGATCCGGGATGCCTATGCCTATGGGCAGGCGATGCACGAAGGACAGATGCGGCATTCGGGGGAACCTTATTTCACCCATCCTGTCGCCGTGGCCGCCATCCTGACCGAGATGCGGCTGGATGATGCGACCATCGTGACCGCGCTGCTGCACGACACGATCGAGGATACGAAGGCCTCCTATAGCGAGATTTCCCAGCGCTTTGGCCGGGATGTGGCGGATCTGGTCGACGGGGTGACGAAGCTCACCAACCTGCAACTGTCCTCCACCGAAACCAAGCAGGCCGAGAATTTCCGCAAGCTGTTCATCGCCATGTCCCGCGATTTGCGGGTCATTCTGGTGAAGCTGGCGGACCGTCTACACAACATGCGCACGATCAAGTTCCAGCGCATGGAAAAGCAGATCCAGAAATCCCGCGAGACGATGGACATTTTCGCGCCCCTGGCGGGCCGGATGGGCATGCAGTGGATGCGCGAGGAGCTGGAGGATCTGGCCTTCCGTGTGCTGAATCCGGAAGGGCGGTCGTCGATCATCCGGCGCTTCATCACGTTGCAGCGCGAAACCGGCGACGTGATCCATAAGATCACCAAGGACATCCGGCTGGAACTCGACAAGGTCGGGATCGAGGCCGAAGTGTTCGGACGCGCGAAAAAACCGTTCTCGATCTGGCGCAAGATGCAGGAAAAGGGGCAGGGCTTCTCCCGCCTTGCCGATATCTACGGCTTCCGCGTCATTACCGACAGCGAGGAGGATTGCTACCGCGTGCTGGGCGCGATCCACGGTCGCTGGCGCGCTGTGCCGGGGCGGTTCAAAGACTATATTTCCCAGCCGAAGACCAACGGCTACCGGTCGATCCAGACCACCGTTTCAGGCCGCGACGGCAAACAGGTGGAGGTGCAGATCCGTACCCGCCAGATGCACGAGGTCGCCGAAGCCGGGGTGGCGGCGCATTGGTCCTATAAGGATGGCGTGCGCGCCGAGAACCCGTTTGCCGTTGATCCGGCGAAATGGATTCAGACCCTGACCGAGCGTTTCGACGAGGCCGATCACGACGAGTTCCTCGAGCATGTGAAGCTTGAGATGTATACCGATCAGGTCTTCTGCTTCACGCCCAAGGGGGACGTGATCAAGCTGCCGCGCGGGGCGACGCCTCTCGATTATGCCTATGGCATCCACACCCGCATCGGCGACAGTTGCGTGGGCGCCAAGATCGACGGTCTGCGTGTCCCGCTCTGGACCCGGCTGAAGAACGGCCAATCGGTGGAGATCATCACCGCCGAAGGGCAGCGTCCGCAGGCCACATGGCTCGACATCGTGGTGACGGGGCGCGCGAAATCCGCGATCCGCCGGTCGCTGCGCGAGGAAGACCGCGAGCGCTACATCAAGCTGGGCCGCGAACTGGCGCGGGTCGGCTTTGAGCATGTCGGCAAGAAGGCCACCGACAAGGCCCTGCGCACCGCCGCGCGCCGGCTGGGCGCGCAGACCATCGACGAATTGCTGGCCCGGCTGGGCAGCGCGCAGGTCACCGCGCGCGATGTCGTCGGCACGCTTTATCCCGAACTGGCCGCCGCGCAGAAGGGGGACGAAGTGTCCGCCGATCGTGCGGTCATCGGTCTGTCTGCCGATCAGACGCCCACCCGTGGCAGTTGCTGTCAGCCGGTGCCCGGAGAGCGCATCGTCGGCATCACATATCGCGGGCAGGGTGTGGTTGTTCATGCCATCGACTGTCCTACCTTGGTGGAGATGGAAGACCAGCCGGATCGCTGGGTGGATCTTCATTGGCACGGGGGCTTGCATCCGGCGATCTATCCCGTGACGCTGGAGTTGACGATCAGCAACGACGCCGGGGTGCTGGGGCATATCTGCACGCTGATCGGCGAGCAGAAAGCCAATATCTCGGACCTGCATTTTGCGGATCGGAAACCGGACTTCTATCGCATCATCGCCGATGTGGAGCTGCGCGACGTGGAGCATCTGCACATGGTGATGACCGCATTGGAGGCCGACAGCGACGTGGCCGATATCGTCCGCATCCGGCAGGGTGCGCATCGGGAGCGGGAATTCAGACGGGTGGAGCGCGCCTGA
- a CDS encoding DUF2062 domain-containing protein gives MFKRRNKRSWARIAREAVYPRGGWTRAFHYVKHRVRRLPDRPERIARGIAAGVFVCFTPLYGLHFVSAYIIAKLMRGNGLAALLATFFGNPLTFPVIATISLQLGRWMVGTGRAEHHRTIFQKFGWAARDLQNNLMALFSARDAHWGGLAIFYRDVFLPYLIGGLIPGIIAGLLAYYFSMPLIAAYQNRRKGLLAKKIAELGRKAGQKKKSGQRQS, from the coding sequence GTGTTCAAACGCCGGAACAAACGCTCCTGGGCTCGGATCGCGCGCGAGGCCGTGTATCCCCGTGGCGGCTGGACGCGGGCGTTCCACTACGTCAAACACCGGGTCCGCCGGTTGCCCGACCGGCCCGAACGCATTGCCCGTGGGATCGCGGCGGGGGTCTTTGTCTGCTTCACCCCGCTCTACGGGCTGCATTTCGTCAGCGCCTACATCATCGCAAAGCTGATGCGCGGCAACGGGCTTGCGGCGCTGTTGGCGACGTTTTTTGGCAATCCGCTGACCTTCCCCGTGATCGCGACGATCAGCCTGCAATTAGGGCGCTGGATGGTCGGCACCGGGCGGGCCGAACATCATCGGACGATCTTCCAGAAATTCGGCTGGGCGGCGCGGGATCTGCAAAACAACCTGATGGCGCTGTTCAGCGCGCGCGATGCGCATTGGGGCGGGTTGGCGATCTTCTATCGCGACGTCTTTCTGCCCTATCTGATCGGCGGGCTGATCCCCGGTATCATCGCCGGGCTGCTGGCCTATTATTTCTCGATGCCGCTGATCGCGGCCTATCAGAACCGGCGTAAGGGTCTGTTGGCCAAGAAGATTGCCGAACTGGGCCGCAAGGCTGGGCAGAAGAAGAAAAGCGGTCAGCGCCAGTCCTGA
- a CDS encoding pyridoxine 5'-phosphate synthase: MSALPPSAPLGRLRLGVNIDHVATVRNARGGEAPDPIRAAELAQASGADGITAHLREDRRHISDRDIDRLMDVLSVPLNFEMAATDEMQAIALRHKPHAVCIVPEKREERTTEGGLEVAQDENRLAHFIAPLREAGCRVSIFIAADQRQIDAAHRIGAAVIELHTGAYCDAHAEGRIADRDAELERLRAMSTYAHGLGLEVHAGHGLTYDTVQPVAAFPEVMELNIGHFLIGEAIFRGLEPAIAEMRRLMDDSRP; encoded by the coding sequence ATGTCCGCCCTTCCTCCTTCTGCCCCGCTGGGTCGTCTGCGCCTCGGCGTCAATATCGACCACGTCGCCACGGTGCGGAACGCGCGCGGGGGCGAGGCGCCGGACCCGATCCGCGCGGCGGAGTTGGCACAGGCCTCCGGGGCGGATGGCATCACCGCGCATCTGCGCGAGGACCGGCGTCATATCTCGGACCGCGATATCGACCGGCTGATGGACGTGCTGAGCGTGCCGCTCAACTTCGAGATGGCCGCGACGGACGAAATGCAGGCCATCGCCCTGCGCCATAAGCCGCACGCGGTCTGCATCGTCCCGGAAAAACGCGAGGAGCGCACGACCGAGGGCGGGCTGGAGGTCGCGCAGGATGAAAACCGGCTGGCTCATTTCATCGCGCCGCTACGCGAGGCAGGGTGCCGGGTGTCGATCTTTATCGCGGCGGACCAACGCCAGATCGACGCGGCGCATCGGATCGGGGCCGCGGTGATCGAGCTTCACACCGGGGCCTATTGCGATGCCCATGCCGAAGGCCGGATCGCCGACCGCGATGCGGAACTGGAGCGTCTGCGCGCGATGTCCACCTATGCTCACGGGCTGGGGCTGGAGGTCCATGCCGGGCACGGGCTGACCTATGACACCGTGCAGCCCGTCGCCGCGTTTCCGGAGGTGATGGAGCTCAATATCGGGCATTTCCTGATCGGCGAGGCGATTTTCCGGGGGCTGGAGCCTGCCATAGCGGAAATGCGCCGCCTGATGGACGATTCCCGGCCGTAA
- a CDS encoding RNA pyrophosphohydrolase produces MSDDLPYRPCVGVMLVNAEGRVFVGQRIDSDVPAWQMPQGGIDAGEDPATAALRELEEETGIPATMVEPLAETAGWITYDLPPHLVGKVWKGRYRGQEQKWVLLRYLGRDDQVRIDTAHPEFSEWKWIEPADLPAQIVPFKRAVYEAVLAELGPSVPR; encoded by the coding sequence ATGTCCGATGACCTTCCCTACCGCCCTTGCGTCGGGGTGATGCTGGTAAATGCCGAAGGCCGCGTGTTTGTCGGTCAGCGCATCGACAGCGACGTGCCCGCCTGGCAGATGCCGCAGGGCGGTATCGACGCGGGCGAAGATCCCGCCACCGCCGCATTGCGCGAACTGGAAGAAGAAACCGGCATTCCGGCCACGATGGTCGAGCCGCTGGCCGAAACCGCAGGCTGGATCACCTATGACCTGCCGCCGCATCTGGTGGGAAAGGTCTGGAAAGGCCGGTATCGCGGTCAGGAACAGAAATGGGTTCTGCTGCGGTATCTGGGCCGCGACGATCAGGTGCGCATCGACACGGCGCATCCCGAATTTTCCGAATGGAAATGGATCGAGCCCGCAGACCTGCCGGCGCAGATCGTGCCGTTCAAGCGCGCAGTCTATGAGGCCGTGCTGGCGGAATTGGGCCCCAGCGTTCCGCGCTAG
- a CDS encoding S41 family peptidase: MKKFAMAATGGILAGAVVTTQIAGPLIAQEAERNSTVYEQLDLFGDIFERIRAGYVEDVDEKELIEAAINGMLTSLDPHSSYLSADDADDMRVQTRGEFGGLGIEVTQEEGFVKVVSPMDGTPAYEAGVEAGDFITHVDGESVLGLTLDEAVDMMRGPVGSEIVVTLVREGVDEPFDVTIIRDTIKLTAVRTRTEGETVVLRVTTFNDQTYPNLEEGLSEAVEEAGGIDNVNGFVLDLRNNPGGLLTQAIKVSDAFLEAGEIVSTRGRSAEDGERFNATDGDLADGKPMVVLINGGSASASEIVAGALQDHRRAIVIGTKSFGKGSVQTVMPLRQNGAMRLTTARYYTPSGRSIQALGVSPDIVVEQPPVVPEEELAEDETPSIARRSRSESSLRGALDNDSLTEDEREQIIKEQEAAEEAAKLRVDDYQLAYAIDILKGLNALGPKPASDTQ; the protein is encoded by the coding sequence ATGAAGAAATTCGCGATGGCCGCAACCGGCGGCATCCTCGCAGGCGCGGTGGTCACCACGCAGATCGCGGGACCGCTGATCGCGCAGGAGGCCGAGCGCAACTCGACCGTTTATGAGCAGCTGGACCTCTTTGGCGACATCTTCGAGCGCATCCGCGCCGGCTATGTCGAAGATGTCGACGAGAAAGAACTGATCGAAGCCGCGATCAACGGCATGCTTACGTCGCTCGACCCGCATTCGTCCTATCTGTCGGCGGATGATGCCGACGACATGCGCGTGCAGACGCGCGGCGAATTCGGCGGTCTGGGCATCGAGGTCACGCAGGAAGAAGGCTTTGTGAAGGTCGTCTCACCGATGGACGGCACCCCGGCCTATGAGGCGGGCGTCGAAGCGGGCGATTTCATCACCCATGTCGATGGCGAAAGCGTGCTGGGCCTGACACTGGATGAGGCGGTCGACATGATGCGCGGTCCGGTCGGCTCTGAAATCGTTGTGACGCTGGTGCGCGAGGGGGTCGATGAGCCCTTCGACGTGACCATCATCCGCGACACGATCAAACTGACCGCCGTGCGCACCCGGACCGAAGGCGAAACCGTCGTGCTGCGGGTGACCACCTTCAACGACCAGACCTATCCCAACCTCGAAGAAGGGTTGAGCGAAGCGGTCGAAGAAGCCGGTGGCATCGACAACGTCAACGGCTTCGTGCTGGATCTGCGCAACAACCCCGGCGGTCTGCTGACGCAGGCGATCAAGGTGTCCGATGCGTTCCTTGAGGCGGGCGAAATCGTATCCACCCGTGGCCGCAGCGCCGAAGATGGCGAGCGCTTCAACGCCACCGATGGCGATCTGGCCGATGGCAAGCCGATGGTCGTGCTGATCAACGGTGGCTCCGCCTCCGCGTCCGAGATCGTCGCGGGTGCGCTTCAGGATCATCGCCGGGCCATCGTGATCGGCACCAAATCCTTTGGCAAAGGCTCCGTGCAGACGGTGATGCCGCTGCGCCAAAACGGCGCGATGCGGCTGACCACGGCGCGGTATTACACGCCCTCGGGCCGCTCGATCCAAGCGCTTGGCGTGTCCCCCGACATCGTCGTGGAACAGCCCCCCGTCGTCCCCGAAGAGGAACTGGCCGAGGACGAAACCCCCTCCATCGCGCGCCGGTCCCGTTCGGAATCGAGCCTGCGTGGCGCGCTCGACAATGACAGCCTGACCGAAGATGAGCGTGAGCAGATCATCAAGGAACAGGAAGCCGCCGAAGAGGCCGCGAAACTGCGCGTGGATGACTATCAGCTGGCCTATGCCATCGACATCCTGAAGGGCCTGAACGCCCTCGGCCCCAAGCCTGCAAGCGACACGCAGTAA
- a CDS encoding murein hydrolase activator EnvC family protein, protein MIRRVALLLCLSFALPALEARAQSGAGGEAAMMAEQAAADLAAAAEGLARADRGRDRVAALTQVVRAYEDGLSALREGIRNAVIREAALRTELDARRSEIAQLLGILAAMEQTPDALPLLHPSGALGTARSGMILSEIAPGLQARATVLKIELEELALVVTLQQSAAEWLAEGLEGIQTARTRLSQAIADRGDLPDPVATDEAEMARLRDDAETLDAFATGIAESDNAPASVPVTLPDFSAARGSLPLPVAGRVLRRYNETDAAGVVRPGLVLGTRPMALITAPVAATVRYAGPFPDYGNVMILEPEADSLVVLGGMDQVYAPTGSVLAAGAPIGMMGGPAEDSRTEEPGGAALSETLYLEIRQGGSPVDPAPWFSVTKDG, encoded by the coding sequence ATGATCCGCCGCGTCGCCCTCCTGCTTTGCCTGAGTTTCGCGCTGCCTGCGCTGGAGGCGCGGGCCCAAAGCGGCGCTGGCGGAGAGGCTGCGATGATGGCCGAACAAGCCGCCGCCGATCTGGCCGCCGCGGCGGAGGGTCTGGCCCGTGCCGACCGGGGCCGCGACCGGGTTGCCGCGCTGACCCAGGTGGTGCGCGCCTATGAGGACGGGCTGTCGGCCCTGCGCGAAGGCATCCGCAACGCCGTGATCCGCGAAGCCGCCCTGCGCACGGAACTGGACGCTCGCCGCAGCGAGATCGCGCAGCTTCTGGGCATCCTTGCCGCGATGGAACAAACCCCTGACGCCCTGCCCTTGCTGCACCCGTCCGGGGCGCTTGGCACGGCGCGGTCGGGGATGATCCTGTCGGAAATCGCGCCCGGACTACAGGCCCGCGCCACGGTCCTGAAAATCGAGCTGGAAGAACTGGCGCTGGTCGTGACCCTCCAGCAAAGCGCGGCGGAGTGGCTGGCCGAGGGGCTGGAAGGCATCCAGACCGCCCGCACCCGGCTCAGTCAGGCGATTGCCGACCGTGGCGATCTGCCGGACCCGGTGGCGACGGACGAGGCCGAAATGGCGCGTCTGCGCGATGATGCCGAAACGCTCGACGCCTTTGCCACCGGCATCGCCGAAAGCGACAACGCCCCCGCCAGCGTGCCGGTCACATTGCCTGATTTCAGCGCAGCGCGCGGCAGCCTGCCGCTGCCGGTCGCCGGGCGCGTGCTGCGACGGTATAACGAGACCGACGCCGCCGGGGTGGTGCGGCCCGGATTGGTGCTGGGCACGAGGCCGATGGCCTTGATCACCGCGCCCGTCGCCGCCACGGTGCGCTACGCGGGGCCCTTCCCCGACTACGGAAATGTGATGATCCTTGAGCCCGAAGCCGACAGTCTGGTGGTGCTTGGCGGAATGGATCAGGTTTATGCTCCGACCGGTTCGGTGCTCGCCGCAGGCGCGCCGATCGGCATGATGGGGGGCCCGGCGGAGGACAGCCGGACCGAAGAACCCGGTGGCGCCGCGCTGTCGGAAACGCTTTACTTGGAGATCAGGCAGGGCGGCAGCCCGGTGGACCCGGCTCCGTGGTTCTCAGTGACAAAGGACGGATGA
- the gpmI gene encoding 2,3-bisphosphoglycerate-independent phosphoglycerate mutase yields MPADRPAPKPVVLCILDGWGIGPVKEGNAPLLADTPNFDRLMAECPNATLTTFGPDVGLPRGQMGNSEVGHTNIGAGRVVAMDLGQIDLAIEDGSFFENAAIHSFISTLKQTGGTAHLMGVISDGGVHGHITHVLAAARMIAKGGVPVVIHAITDGRDVAPKSADRFIPDLLAHLPQGARVGTVIGRYFAMDRDNRWDRVAQAYAAIVRAEGATAPDATAAVRAAYEAGQSDEFIPATVIAGYAGIKEGDGFFCLNFRADRAREILMALGAPDFDGFDRGARPSLSARLGMVDYSTAHDGFMTTAYPKQEIRNTLGEWVAKKGLRQFRLAETEKYPHVTFFLNGGVETPETGEDRYMPKSPAVATYDLQPEMSCAEVTERFVDAITAGYDLIVVNYANPDMVGHTGDLEAAKAACAAVDAGLGRVLSALETAGGAMILTADHGNCETMIDPETGGPHTAHTLNPVPVILIGGPAGARLRDGKLGDLAPSLLQLMGLDTPPEMTGESLISE; encoded by the coding sequence ATGCCCGCAGACCGTCCCGCCCCCAAACCCGTCGTCCTGTGCATTCTCGATGGCTGGGGGATCGGTCCGGTTAAGGAGGGCAACGCCCCGCTGCTGGCTGACACGCCGAATTTTGATCGGCTGATGGCCGAATGCCCCAACGCGACGCTGACGACCTTTGGCCCTGACGTGGGCCTGCCGCGCGGACAAATGGGCAATTCCGAAGTGGGGCACACCAATATCGGTGCCGGGCGCGTGGTCGCGATGGATCTGGGCCAGATCGACCTTGCGATCGAGGATGGCTCATTTTTTGAGAATGCCGCGATCCACTCCTTTATCAGCACGCTGAAGCAGACCGGCGGCACCGCGCACCTGATGGGGGTCATTTCGGACGGGGGCGTGCATGGGCACATCACCCATGTGCTGGCCGCCGCGCGCATGATCGCCAAGGGCGGCGTTCCGGTGGTGATCCACGCCATCACCGACGGGCGCGACGTGGCCCCGAAATCCGCTGACCGCTTCATCCCCGATCTGTTGGCGCACCTGCCGCAAGGCGCGCGCGTGGGCACCGTCATCGGGCGGTATTTCGCGATGGACCGGGACAATCGCTGGGACCGGGTCGCGCAGGCCTATGCCGCCATCGTCCGGGCGGAGGGCGCCACCGCCCCCGATGCCACGGCTGCCGTCCGCGCGGCCTATGAGGCAGGGCAAAGCGACGAATTCATTCCCGCCACGGTCATCGCCGGCTATGCCGGGATCAAGGAGGGCGATGGCTTTTTCTGCCTCAACTTCCGCGCCGACCGCGCCCGCGAGATTCTGATGGCGCTCGGCGCCCCCGATTTCGACGGTTTCGACCGGGGCGCACGCCCGTCACTGTCGGCACGGCTGGGGATGGTGGATTACTCGACCGCCCATGACGGGTTCATGACCACCGCCTATCCCAAACAGGAAATTCGCAATACCTTGGGCGAGTGGGTCGCCAAGAAGGGCCTTCGGCAGTTCCGGCTGGCCGAGACGGAGAAATATCCGCATGTGACCTTCTTCCTCAACGGCGGCGTCGAAACCCCGGAGACCGGCGAAGACCGCTACATGCCGAAATCCCCTGCCGTGGCGACCTACGACCTGCAACCGGAAATGTCCTGCGCCGAAGTGACCGAGCGCTTCGTCGATGCGATCACAGCAGGATACGACCTGATCGTGGTGAACTACGCCAATCCCGATATGGTGGGCCATACCGGCGATCTGGAAGCGGCAAAGGCCGCCTGCGCCGCTGTCGATGCGGGACTGGGCCGGGTGCTCAGCGCTCTTGAGACCGCAGGCGGCGCGATGATCCTCACCGCAGACCACGGCAATTGCGAAACCATGATCGACCCTGAGACGGGCGGTCCGCATACCGCGCACACGCTGAACCCGGTGCCGGTGATCCTGATCGGCGGGCCTGCGGGCGCACGTCTGCGCGATGGCAAGCTCGGCGATCTCGCGCCGAGCCTGTTGCAGTTGATGGGGCTCGACACGCCGCCTGAAATGACCGGGGAAAGCCTGATTTCCGAATGA
- the rlmH gene encoding 23S rRNA (pseudouridine(1915)-N(3))-methyltransferase RlmH: MQLSIVAMGRLRSGPEKTLIDDYLDRAGKTGRAFGLGPARVIEVDDRKTPDKPSQAAALRRAVPEGAVLVAMDERGKRLSSPDFADRLAGWRDQGRSSVACVIGGADGLDPALVADADFTLSFGAMVWPHMLARVMLAEQLYRATAIVAGTPYHRV; encoded by the coding sequence ATGCAACTTTCGATCGTTGCGATGGGCCGGCTCCGTTCGGGGCCGGAAAAGACGCTGATCGACGATTATCTCGACCGGGCGGGCAAAACCGGGCGGGCCTTCGGGCTCGGCCCCGCCCGCGTGATCGAGGTCGATGACCGCAAAACCCCCGACAAACCCAGCCAAGCCGCCGCCCTGCGCCGGGCCGTGCCCGAGGGCGCTGTGCTCGTCGCGATGGACGAGCGCGGCAAACGGCTGTCTTCCCCCGATTTCGCGGACCGGCTGGCCGGGTGGCGCGATCAGGGCCGAAGTTCCGTGGCCTGCGTGATCGGCGGTGCTGACGGGCTGGACCCCGCGCTTGTGGCCGACGCCGATTTCACCCTGTCCTTTGGCGCGATGGTCTGGCCGCATATGCTGGCTCGTGTGATGCTGGCCGAGCAACTGTATCGCGCCACCGCGATTGTGGCAGGCACGCCCTATCACCGGGTGTGA
- the rsfS gene encoding ribosome silencing factor, giving the protein MTGAAEPLSSEDLLSQILTSLEEDKAEEVVSIDLRGKSEMADYMVVCSGRSTRQVAAISEKLVERLKTDHGRLSKVEGKEAGDWVLIDTGDIIVHVFRPEVREFYQLEKMWMTSPGAARTPVQPG; this is encoded by the coding sequence ATGACCGGCGCGGCTGAACCGCTCAGCAGCGAAGACCTGCTGTCGCAAATCCTGACCTCCCTCGAAGAGGACAAGGCCGAGGAGGTCGTGTCCATCGACCTGCGCGGCAAGTCCGAGATGGCCGATTACATGGTCGTCTGCTCGGGCCGGTCGACCCGTCAGGTCGCCGCCATCTCCGAGAAGCTGGTCGAGCGGCTGAAAACCGATCATGGCCGCCTGAGCAAGGTCGAAGGCAAGGAAGCCGGCGACTGGGTGCTGATCGACACCGGCGATATCATCGTCCACGTCTTCCGTCCGGAAGTGCGCGAGTTCTACCAGCTCGAAAAAATGTGGATGACCAGCCCCGGCGCGGCGCGGACCCCCGTCCAGCCCGGCTGA
- a CDS encoding mechanosensitive ion channel family protein gives MEQELQVILDQALNAWTVLRVQAENLLLPSRLTQIAILAVCMLVAWLLKRKTSPKMRDWMHGLEGLPKWRMRVLLILLHRLHLIYFVLLAWIATAMMALATTFPSRRYLLELGATIATAWLLVSLAVRLVRNPFLRRIVTWGLWIYVTLYYLGLIDEVSLFLDSLAIEFGDFRLSTLAVIKALVVTGLLFTVARLLAQTGSNRLKANEDISPSMRVLTVKMLQVFLYAAAFFIGLKAVGFDLTGLAVLSGAIGVGLGFGLQKVVSNLVSGFIILLDKSVKPGDVISLGDTFGWINSLGARYVSVVTRDGKEYLIPNEDLITSQVVNWSHSNDFVRLDIYFGTAYGDDPHAVRRIAIEAASGVDRVLSSRAPVCHIVGFGDSSVDYILRFWIKDPTAGLTNIRGNVFLALWDAFQANDISIPFPQREVRTLPGSEIRAVTGAEQGE, from the coding sequence GTGGAACAGGAACTTCAGGTCATCCTCGATCAAGCGTTGAACGCTTGGACCGTGCTTCGAGTGCAGGCTGAAAACCTGTTGTTACCGTCGCGACTGACCCAGATTGCGATCCTCGCAGTCTGCATGCTGGTCGCGTGGCTGCTGAAGCGGAAAACCTCGCCCAAGATGCGCGATTGGATGCATGGGCTGGAGGGGCTGCCGAAATGGCGGATGCGCGTCCTGCTCATTCTGCTGCACCGGCTGCATCTGATCTATTTCGTTCTGCTGGCATGGATCGCGACGGCGATGATGGCGCTGGCGACGACATTCCCATCCCGGCGCTACCTGCTGGAGCTGGGCGCCACCATTGCCACCGCTTGGCTGTTGGTCAGCCTTGCCGTGCGTCTGGTCCGCAATCCGTTCTTGCGACGCATCGTGACATGGGGCCTGTGGATCTATGTCACGCTCTACTATCTGGGCCTGATCGACGAAGTTTCGCTGTTTCTCGACAGCCTCGCGATCGAGTTTGGGGATTTCCGGCTCAGCACGCTGGCCGTGATCAAGGCGCTGGTGGTGACCGGCCTGCTGTTCACCGTCGCGCGGCTGCTGGCGCAGACCGGCTCCAACCGGCTGAAGGCGAACGAAGACATCTCGCCTTCGATGCGGGTGCTGACGGTCAAGATGCTGCAGGTGTTCCTCTATGCTGCGGCGTTCTTCATCGGGTTGAAGGCCGTTGGCTTCGATCTGACCGGGCTGGCGGTTCTGTCGGGCGCAATCGGCGTCGGGCTTGGCTTTGGCTTGCAGAAGGTCGTGTCGAACCTCGTGTCAGGCTTCATCATCCTGCTCGACAAATCGGTAAAGCCGGGAGACGTGATTTCGCTGGGCGATACGTTCGGCTGGATCAATTCGCTGGGCGCGCGCTACGTCTCGGTCGTCACCCGCGACGGTAAGGAATACCTGATCCCGAACGAGGATCTGATTACCTCGCAGGTGGTCAACTGGTCCCACTCCAATGATTTCGTCCGGCTCGATATCTATTTCGGCACCGCCTATGGTGACGATCCCCACGCCGTGCGCCGCATCGCCATCGAAGCGGCCAGCGGCGTGGACCGCGTGCTGTCGAGCCGGGCACCCGTTTGCCATATCGTGGGCTTCGGGGACAGTTCGGTGGATTACATCCTGCGGTTCTGGATCAAGGATCCGACCGCCGGTCTGACCAACATTCGCGGAAATGTGTTTTTGGCCCTGTGGGACGCCTTTCAGGCCAATGACATCTCCATCCCCTTCCCCCAGCGGGAGGTGCGCACGCTGCCCGGCTCGGAAATACGGGCGGTTACGGGCGCGGAGCAGGGCGAATGA